A single region of the Saprospiraceae bacterium genome encodes:
- a CDS encoding glycosidase, translating into MKKKSSELYLAFEKRRKQLMTAHQQWLGRTNPRIETDYNGIFYRYQNPVLTWKHTPLEWRYDFNFETNPYLMERLEINTVFNAGAIEWNGKILLMPRIEANDVKSFFGIAESESGVDQFQFWPYPTLMPETDDPDMNVYDIRLVKHEDGWIYGIFCTERKDPSLPLDSSAALAQAGLARTKDLISWDRLPDLISKSSQQRNCVLHPEFVDGKYAFYTRPMDGFIETGGGGGIGWATCDDILNPVLTEECIIDEKKYHTIKEVKNGLGPAPLKTASGWLHLAHGVRRTAAGLRYVLYLFLCDLAQPWKVIRQPNRHFIAPQGAERVGDVSNVTFSNGWVMKENGEVYIYYASSDTRMHVATTTIHHLEDYILNTPEDAGRSHANVLQRINFIDKNRPFAKHT; encoded by the coding sequence ATGAAAAAAAAATCTTCTGAGTTATACTTAGCATTTGAAAAGAGACGCAAGCAGTTGATGACAGCACACCAGCAATGGCTAGGTCGGACAAATCCTCGAATAGAAACGGATTACAATGGCATTTTTTATCGCTATCAAAACCCCGTTTTGACCTGGAAACATACGCCATTAGAGTGGCGTTATGACTTCAATTTTGAGACCAACCCTTACCTTATGGAGCGTTTAGAGATCAATACTGTATTTAATGCCGGGGCGATAGAATGGAATGGAAAAATATTGCTAATGCCCCGTATAGAAGCTAATGATGTGAAGTCGTTTTTTGGCATAGCAGAGAGTGAATCAGGTGTTGATCAGTTCCAATTTTGGCCCTACCCTACCCTCATGCCAGAAACCGATGACCCAGATATGAATGTGTATGATATTCGGCTGGTGAAGCATGAGGACGGCTGGATTTACGGCATTTTTTGTACAGAGAGAAAAGACCCGTCGCTACCCTTGGACAGCTCAGCTGCTTTAGCACAAGCGGGGCTAGCCCGGACCAAAGACTTGATTTCCTGGGACCGACTACCTGATTTGATTTCTAAGTCCTCCCAACAGCGCAACTGTGTTTTACATCCCGAATTCGTCGATGGGAAATATGCTTTTTATACTCGGCCTATGGATGGCTTTATTGAAACAGGCGGCGGTGGTGGTATCGGATGGGCCACTTGTGACGATATCCTGAACCCCGTTCTCACCGAAGAATGCATCATAGATGAAAAAAAATACCACACTATAAAGGAAGTTAAAAATGGCCTAGGCCCTGCTCCGCTCAAGACAGCAAGTGGGTGGTTGCATCTGGCACATGGGGTCAGAAGGACTGCCGCTGGGCTTCGGTATGTGCTTTATCTATTCCTTTGCGACCTAGCGCAACCCTGGAAAGTCATCCGGCAACCTAATCGTCATTTTATTGCTCCGCAGGGCGCCGAAAGGGTGGGCGATGTTTCCAATGTGACCTTTAGTAATGGTTGGGTTATGAAAGAAAATGGAGAGGTCTATATATATTACGCTTCTTCTGATACGAGAATGCATGTTGCGACGACCACCATTCATCACCTTGAAGATTACATTTTAAATACCCCGGAAGATGCCGGGAGGAGTCATGCAAATGTTCTGCAAAGAATCAATTTCATAGACAAAAATAGGCCTTTTGCAAAGCATACATGA